One part of the Microlunatus elymi genome encodes these proteins:
- a CDS encoding response regulator, translating into MIRLLIVDDQELVRTGFRLILDFEPDIDVVGEATDGRDCLRLVSALQPDVVLMDIRMPALDGIETTQRLAAAGSGARVLILTTFDLDDYVYAALRAGASGYLVKDAPRAQLVDAVRAVARGDALLAPTVVRRMIDRFVRLPPPGDLVLPEKVRLLSDREREVLARLARGLSNAEIASELVISDATVKTHVARLLSKLGVRDRIQAIVLAYETGFIRPGDRPDSGKNVGLDRPDGLKFRG; encoded by the coding sequence GTGATCCGGCTGCTCATCGTCGACGATCAGGAGCTGGTCCGGACCGGGTTCCGGCTGATCCTGGATTTCGAGCCCGACATCGACGTGGTGGGGGAGGCGACGGACGGCCGAGACTGTCTTCGCCTGGTCTCCGCGCTGCAGCCCGACGTTGTCCTGATGGACATCCGGATGCCTGCTCTGGACGGCATCGAGACGACCCAGCGGTTGGCTGCCGCGGGCAGCGGTGCCCGGGTGCTGATCCTGACCACGTTCGACCTGGACGATTATGTCTATGCCGCGCTGCGGGCCGGTGCCAGCGGCTATCTGGTGAAGGACGCCCCGCGGGCTCAACTGGTCGATGCGGTCCGGGCTGTGGCACGCGGCGACGCGCTGCTGGCTCCCACAGTCGTCCGCCGGATGATCGACCGGTTCGTCCGGCTACCGCCGCCGGGTGATCTGGTGCTGCCGGAGAAGGTGCGGCTGCTCAGCGATCGTGAACGCGAGGTTCTGGCCAGGCTGGCGCGTGGCCTGTCCAACGCCGAGATCGCCAGCGAATTGGTGATCAGCGATGCGACCGTCAAGACCCATGTGGCGCGGCTACTGTCCAAGCTCGGGGTTCGCGACCGCATCCAAGCCATCGTGCTGGCCTATGAGACGGGGTTCATCCGCCCCGGGGACCGGCCGGACAGTGGCAAGAACGTCGGGCTGGATCGCCCGGACGGGCTGAAATTCCGGGGTTGA
- a CDS encoding sensor histidine kinase, whose protein sequence is MVGGRFGVWWTRRIGGFPRSDLALSAVLTVIAVISVLTGHPDEGPLALTLPVAVVMTGSLAWRTRAPVVSAAAVCIAGLLQALLSQSPGSLWSLVVLILVMYSVAAGYQEGTAALIGLAMLALLLAQERIDNGVDYVFIAVLFGGTWLLGRSSRRWLHRIRSVEKDHAQLVRLAIAEERLQIARELHDTVAHNLSVIAVQAEAAGAALDRDPGLARQPLTVIAGSARRSLGEIRTVLHHLRDDDAESGLRPPVGMAQLDQLLDSARLLGIQLRSRVELRSQPLPPAIDRATYRIVQEALTNVARHAPGSVADLRMEIVDRVLRIEVVNGAPAGAARSFGSGVGLVGITERTHAVGGVLESGPDGDGFRVSVRLPLGAESL, encoded by the coding sequence ATTTCCGCGCTCCGACCTGGCGCTCTCGGCCGTGCTCACCGTGATCGCCGTCATCAGCGTGCTGACTGGTCACCCCGACGAGGGGCCGCTCGCGCTGACCCTGCCGGTCGCCGTCGTGATGACCGGGTCGTTGGCCTGGCGGACCCGGGCACCGGTCGTCTCGGCGGCAGCGGTCTGTATCGCCGGCCTGCTGCAGGCGTTGCTCAGTCAGTCGCCGGGATCGCTCTGGTCACTGGTGGTGCTGATTCTGGTGATGTATTCGGTCGCCGCCGGCTATCAGGAGGGCACCGCGGCCCTGATCGGGCTGGCCATGTTGGCGCTGCTGCTGGCACAGGAGCGGATCGACAACGGCGTGGACTACGTCTTCATCGCCGTACTGTTCGGCGGTACGTGGCTGCTCGGCCGATCCAGTCGCCGCTGGCTGCACCGGATCCGGTCGGTGGAGAAGGATCACGCCCAACTGGTGCGGCTGGCCATCGCCGAGGAACGGTTGCAGATCGCCCGGGAGTTGCACGACACGGTGGCGCACAACCTCAGCGTGATCGCGGTTCAGGCCGAAGCAGCCGGCGCCGCATTGGATCGCGATCCTGGGTTGGCCCGGCAGCCGCTGACCGTGATCGCGGGCAGCGCACGGCGCTCGCTGGGCGAGATCCGGACCGTGTTGCATCACCTGCGAGACGACGACGCGGAATCCGGCTTAAGACCGCCGGTCGGGATGGCTCAGCTCGATCAGCTGCTCGACAGCGCACGGCTGCTGGGCATCCAGCTGAGATCCCGGGTCGAGCTGCGATCGCAGCCGTTGCCGCCGGCGATCGACCGAGCGACGTACCGGATCGTCCAGGAGGCGTTGACCAACGTCGCCCGGCACGCGCCGGGATCGGTCGCCGATCTGCGGATGGAGATCGTCGATCGGGTGCTTCGGATCGAGGTCGTCAACGGTGCGCCCGCCGGCGCGGCCCGATCGTTCGGCTCGGGCGTCGGCCTGGTCGGCATCACCGAGCGGACGCATGCGGTCGGCGGCGTACTCGAGTCCGGGCCAGACGGCGACGGATTCAGGGTGAGCGTCCGGCTGCCGCTGGGAGCGGAGTCGTTGTGA